A genomic window from Bacteroidota bacterium includes:
- a CDS encoding citrate synthase: MSDKAFIKLGEKEVELPIFVGTEGEESIDINKLRDLTGYVTLDSGYKNTGATKSSITFLDGELGILRYRGYPIEQLAEKSNFMEVAYLLLYGELPTNDQFVNFTDRITHHTLVHEDVKQFFDGFPSNAHPMGQLCSLMCTLSSFYPDSLNPNMSKEATDLTIIRILAKMATVVSWIHKKSVGHPIMYPQNKYDYVSNFLYMTFGMRTEDYVPDPVVVDALDKLLILHADHEQNCSTSTVRMVGSSQANAYASVAAGVAALWGPLHGGANQQVIEMLEIIKADGGNVAKFVEKAKDKNDNFRLMGFGHRVYKNFDPRAKIIKVACDNVLNKLGVFDPILDIAKQLEEVALRDEYFIERKLYPNVDFYSGIIYRAIGFPTEMFTVLFALGRLPGWLSQWKEMREANEPIGRPRQIYTGPTVRDYTNIAIR, encoded by the coding sequence ATGTCTGATAAAGCGTTCATTAAACTCGGCGAAAAGGAAGTTGAGTTACCTATTTTCGTAGGCACCGAAGGAGAAGAGTCGATAGACATTAATAAACTCCGCGATTTAACCGGCTATGTTACCCTCGATAGTGGTTACAAAAACACAGGCGCTACTAAAAGCAGCATTACGTTTTTAGATGGTGAGCTGGGTATTTTGCGTTACCGCGGATACCCGATTGAGCAACTTGCTGAAAAGTCGAACTTTATGGAAGTGGCTTACCTGTTGTTATATGGTGAACTGCCGACAAATGATCAATTTGTAAACTTTACAGATAGAATTACGCATCATACCCTGGTTCATGAAGATGTGAAGCAATTTTTTGATGGTTTCCCATCCAATGCGCATCCAATGGGTCAGTTATGTTCACTGATGTGCACGCTGAGTTCATTTTACCCGGATTCATTAAATCCGAACATGAGCAAAGAGGCGACTGATTTAACCATTATTCGCATTTTGGCAAAAATGGCTACTGTTGTTTCATGGATTCATAAAAAATCGGTTGGTCATCCAATCATGTATCCGCAAAATAAATACGATTATGTAAGCAACTTCCTGTATATGACTTTTGGTATGCGTACTGAAGATTATGTGCCGGATCCGGTTGTTGTGGATGCTTTAGATAAATTATTAATTCTGCATGCCGACCACGAACAAAACTGTTCAACATCTACAGTTCGTATGGTAGGTTCCAGTCAGGCAAATGCTTACGCAAGCGTTGCAGCAGGTGTTGCTGCTTTATGGGGGCCATTACACGGTGGTGCTAACCAGCAGGTAATTGAAATGCTGGAAATAATTAAAGCAGATGGTGGTAATGTTGCCAAATTTGTTGAAAAAGCAAAAGATAAAAACGATAATTTCCGCTTAATGGGATTTGGTCACCGCGTTTATAAAAACTTTGACCCGCGTGCAAAAATTATTAAAGTTGCGTGCGACAATGTTTTAAATAAATTAGGTGTGTTTGATCCGATTCTGGATATTGCAAAACAATTGGAAGAAGTTGCTTTGCGTGACGAATATTTTATTGAAAGAAAATTATATCCGAACGTAGACTTTTACAGCGGTATTATTTATCGCGCAATTGGTTTCCCAACCGAAATGTTTACAGTATTGTTTGCATTAGGTCGTTTACCGGGTTGGTTGTCACAATGGAAAGAAATGCGTGAAGCAAATGAACCAATTGGTCGTCCGCGCCAAATTTACACCGGACCAACCGTTCGCGATTATACCAATATTGCAATTAGATAA